A genomic window from Oscillospiraceae bacterium includes:
- a CDS encoding substrate-binding domain-containing protein, translating to MNRRTAIVLAAVFAALLLTSCGGDAEQVSPFGAPSETVTASPKAAATPDPTAQPIALKGDELQDLWRRIDGSTATIPLTTALHDHFGGVGDPPTHYTTPDAYHNLCDSRANIIFATYPSEDELVEARGQNVELEIVPIAKDALVFLVNAENPLDGVSQKQLRGIYTGEITNWKTLSGLDESVVPYQRTSNSGSQTLFIKLLMGDLEPMRPPTEWIAETMGGLVEAVSGYDNAQNAVGYSMFYYVNNMYGSDRFKLLSVDGVKPSRDTITRGAYPLEDHYYAVIRKNTPADSPARKLVAWLLTDEGQTLIAKAGYIPLRPLENIFPDASIDPIYLGDVDNSSGTGGTKPKPDEADEMVVNGVREPLSDIFYDGFNYIRYINSEIVNHMNAPKSAYAYSELPDLPLLSESVKRPFTGIPNNYTNYELWDDTYRRIKYLRIILPEGNPFFNRTIGFDVRLTGDISPYGTAADEWPLRVMYDYAGRLLPNVNIYTMRVSMPQSPEVAERINEQLAAWYDGFPRQDDKVELIDKFVKLKDNPDYVYNFQPLYGQWDDYLSVSYVLQNYDGPANNAPMVYTIGFSLVTGQEITLADKLPQDIPYLRGMAMVFDSMITQMEEGERFLRTIYENDYTPAEGSVITSAWLLDNSLGLYVTEPDGRKLQATIYDFKNLINE from the coding sequence ATGAATAGGCGTACGGCCATAGTACTCGCCGCCGTGTTTGCTGCGCTTTTACTGACTTCGTGCGGCGGCGACGCGGAACAGGTGAGTCCCTTTGGCGCGCCGTCTGAAACGGTCACGGCGTCGCCCAAAGCGGCGGCGACACCTGATCCAACGGCACAGCCGATTGCGTTGAAAGGTGATGAACTGCAGGACCTTTGGCGCAGAATTGACGGTTCGACCGCCACCATACCGCTGACCACCGCCTTGCATGATCACTTCGGCGGCGTGGGCGACCCGCCCACGCATTACACAACACCGGATGCGTATCATAACTTGTGTGATAGCAGAGCCAACATCATTTTTGCCACATATCCGTCCGAGGACGAGCTCGTCGAGGCGCGCGGACAGAATGTGGAATTGGAGATCGTACCGATTGCCAAAGACGCGCTGGTGTTCCTCGTGAACGCCGAAAATCCGCTCGACGGGGTTTCGCAAAAACAACTGCGCGGCATATACACAGGGGAAATTACAAACTGGAAAACGTTGAGCGGCTTGGACGAAAGCGTTGTACCGTACCAGCGCACATCCAATTCGGGTAGTCAGACGCTGTTTATCAAACTGTTGATGGGCGATTTGGAGCCCATGCGCCCGCCCACCGAGTGGATAGCCGAAACGATGGGCGGATTGGTCGAGGCCGTGTCGGGTTACGATAACGCACAAAACGCGGTCGGCTACTCGATGTTCTACTATGTAAACAATATGTATGGCAGCGACCGTTTTAAACTGCTCAGCGTGGACGGCGTAAAGCCGTCGCGCGACACGATTACGCGCGGTGCGTATCCGCTTGAGGATCATTATTACGCCGTCATACGCAAGAACACGCCGGCCGACAGCCCGGCGCGTAAGTTGGTAGCTTGGCTGCTCACCGACGAGGGCCAGACATTGATTGCAAAAGCCGGTTACATTCCGCTCAGACCGCTTGAGAACATATTCCCCGACGCGTCAATCGACCCGATTTATCTCGGCGACGTCGACAATTCTAGCGGTACGGGCGGCACGAAACCAAAACCCGACGAGGCGGACGAGATGGTTGTGAACGGCGTTCGCGAGCCGCTGTCCGACATTTTTTACGATGGGTTCAACTACATCCGATACATCAACAGCGAGATAGTGAACCATATGAACGCACCGAAAAGCGCATATGCATACAGCGAATTGCCGGACCTGCCGCTCTTGTCTGAAAGCGTGAAACGTCCGTTCACCGGCATTCCGAACAACTACACAAATTATGAGCTGTGGGACGACACGTATCGCCGCATCAAGTATCTTCGCATCATCTTGCCAGAGGGCAATCCGTTTTTCAACAGAACCATCGGGTTTGACGTCCGTCTGACCGGCGACATCAGTCCCTATGGGACCGCGGCCGATGAGTGGCCATTGCGTGTCATGTATGACTATGCGGGACGGTTGCTCCCCAACGTCAATATCTACACCATGCGCGTAAGTATGCCGCAATCACCCGAGGTCGCCGAACGCATCAATGAGCAGTTGGCCGCGTGGTACGACGGGTTCCCGCGCCAAGACGACAAGGTGGAGCTCATCGATAAGTTTGTAAAATTGAAGGATAATCCGGACTATGTCTACAACTTCCAGCCCTTATATGGGCAGTGGGATGACTACCTGTCAGTGTCATACGTTCTGCAAAACTACGACGGCCCAGCGAACAATGCGCCCATGGTATATACCATAGGCTTCAGTCTGGTCACCGGCCAGGAGATCACTTTGGCTGACAAACTTCCGCAGGACATTCCGTATCTGAGAGGCATGGCAATGGTATTTGACTCGATGATTACGCAGATGGAGGAAGGGGAACGCTTTTTGCGAACCATTTATGAGAATGACTACACCCCCGCCGAGGGGTCGGTGATCACGTCGGCGTGGCTGTTGGACAATTCGCTCGGTCTGTATGTCACCGAACCCGACGGTCGAAAATTACAGGCGACCATCTATGATTTTAAAAATTTGATAAACGAGTAA
- the dut gene encoding dUTP diphosphatase — MTNDITVTVKKLRPGAWEPAYATPGAAAMDLCALLEAPVKIPPGGRTAIPTGLAIALPSEAYVALVFGRSGMGFAYGVTLSNAVGVIDADYRGEIAVGLVNHGEMPYTVRSGDRIAQLAVLPVCHASVVWAEELPPTARGQGGFGSTGR; from the coding sequence ATGACAAACGACATCACAGTTACAGTGAAAAAATTGCGGCCGGGGGCGTGGGAGCCGGCGTATGCCACGCCGGGGGCGGCCGCGATGGACCTCTGCGCGCTGCTGGAGGCGCCGGTGAAAATCCCGCCGGGCGGACGGACGGCGATCCCCACGGGGCTGGCCATTGCCTTGCCGTCGGAGGCGTATGTGGCGCTGGTCTTCGGACGCAGCGGCATGGGGTTTGCCTATGGGGTGACGCTCTCCAACGCGGTGGGCGTGATCGACGCCGACTACCGGGGCGAGATCGCCGTGGGGCTTGTCAACCACGGTGAGATGCCCTACACCGTGCGTTCCGGCGACCGCATCGCGCAGCTCGCCGTGCTGCCGGTCTGTCACGCGTCCGTTGTCTGGGCTGAGGAACTGCCACCCACCGCGCGCGGCCAAGGCGGGTTCGGTTCAACCGGCCGCTGA
- a CDS encoding excisionase: MEFILMHKTVPVVELTIDETIAAVTEIDEVYHPAHIPVGVPVKSGKPDRRALHEWWIGRSIPASRSGLRDALEALRVSSPQFLLTKCYGLSLSDQYWVKPKGKPLAWADVNFFENEFSEDVGNALFGRAPEDAELDLMSPDNTSDGWLKKKWAAADGKCLLLKGGSLPNYQEPLNEVIASAMMRRLDIPHVPYALTWDGVQPLSACEDFVTKDTDLVSAWYVRSTGKKPGHLSEYQHFLSRCEALGIPGARESLDRMLAVDFLIANQDRHFNNFGALRDAETLVWLGLAPVFDCGTSLWYDQNPHMIRPRAEQASKPFRSRHAEQIKLVTSFDWLDFGALEGVDEEYAELLRQSPYIDDARRDALCFALRTRVGMLKEIAREPRPEQSMKK, from the coding sequence ATGGAATTTATTTTGATGCACAAGACGGTTCCGGTGGTGGAGCTGACGATTGACGAGACCATCGCAGCCGTCACGGAGATCGACGAGGTCTATCATCCGGCGCATATCCCGGTCGGCGTTCCGGTCAAAAGCGGCAAACCGGACCGGAGAGCCTTGCACGAATGGTGGATTGGGCGCTCCATCCCGGCCAGCCGAAGCGGACTCAGGGACGCGCTGGAGGCGTTGCGCGTCTCCTCGCCGCAGTTCCTTTTGACCAAATGTTACGGGCTCTCCCTCTCCGATCAGTATTGGGTGAAGCCGAAAGGGAAACCGCTCGCATGGGCGGATGTCAACTTTTTTGAGAACGAGTTCTCGGAAGACGTGGGCAACGCACTGTTTGGCAGGGCGCCGGAGGACGCGGAACTGGATCTGATGTCGCCCGACAACACTTCGGACGGCTGGCTGAAAAAGAAGTGGGCGGCGGCGGACGGCAAATGCCTGCTGCTCAAAGGCGGCAGCTTGCCAAACTATCAGGAACCGCTGAATGAAGTGATCGCTTCGGCCATGATGCGGCGCCTGGACATCCCGCATGTGCCCTATGCCCTGACGTGGGACGGGGTGCAGCCTCTCTCGGCCTGCGAGGACTTTGTGACCAAAGACACAGACTTGGTCAGCGCATGGTATGTCCGTTCCACGGGCAAAAAACCGGGGCATCTGTCTGAATATCAGCACTTTCTCAGCCGCTGTGAGGCTCTCGGAATTCCCGGCGCGCGGGAGAGTCTTGACCGGATGTTGGCGGTGGATTTCCTCATTGCCAACCAGGACAGGCATTTCAACAACTTCGGCGCGCTCCGAGACGCCGAAACGCTGGTGTGGCTGGGGCTGGCCCCGGTGTTCGACTGCGGCACCTCCCTGTGGTATGACCAGAACCCGCATATGATCCGGCCCCGCGCGGAGCAGGCGAGCAAGCCGTTTCGTTCCAGGCACGCGGAGCAGATCAAGTTGGTGACGAGCTTCGACTGGCTGGATTTCGGCGCGCTGGAGGGCGTCGATGAGGAGTACGCGGAACTTCTGCGGCAAAGCCCCTACATCGACGATGCCCGGCGGGACGCCCTGTGTTTTGCGTTACGGACCCGCGTCGGGATGCTGAAGGAAATCGCCCGGGAACCGCGGCCCGAACAGAGCATGAAAAAATAG
- the uvrA gene encoding excinuclease ABC subunit UvrA, with translation MRNSIFVKGAREHNLKNIDIEIPRDKLVVLTGLSGSGKSSLAFDTIYAEGQRRYIESLSSYARQFLGQMEKPDVDYIEGLSPAISIDQKTTSKNPRSTVGTVTEIYDYLRLLWARIGVPHCPRCGKVIRQQSIDQIIDQLLALPEGTRLQVLAPVVRARKGEYQKVFEDARRSGYARVRVDGQLYNLSEEIRPEKNKKHTIEIVVDRLVVRDGVRPRLTDSVETAAALAGGLVVAHLPEVIGADGAETTPEQSLLFSQNYACEDCGVSIEELTPRMFSFNNPYGACPTCTGLGEQRKVDPDRILPNRALSLAQGAVKASGWSGAEEGTIAHMYYSALGRAYGFTLNTPLQKFSPEAMDALLYGTKGTKLEIRYRTERGAGLMQQVFEGLVNNLERRYRETQSDWARQEIEDCMSSVPCPDCHGRRLKKESLAVTVGGLSIADYTRRTVTEALAFWDTLALTEKETMIAERILKEIRERLGFLISVGLQYLTLSRHAGTLSGGESQRIRLATQIGSSLMGVLYILDEPSIGLHQRDNDKLLGTLRRLRDLGNTLLVVEHDEDTMYAADHIIDVGPGAGVHGGHIICAGTADDIRACENSITGQYLAGKRSIPVPAQRRRGSGRTLTVRGAAENNLQHIDVDIPLGTFTCVTGVSGSGKSSLVNQILYRRLAADLNGARIRAGAHDAIEGKEYLDKVIDIDQSPIGRTPRSNPATYTGVFGDIRTLFASTADAKVRGYGPGRFSFNTRGGRCESCAGDGLVKIEMHFLPDIYVPCDVCKGRRYNRETLEVHYKGKNIFDVLELTCEEALAFFENVPKIARKLRTLNEVGLGYLRLGQPSTTLSGGEAQRVKLASELTRRSTGSTIYILDEPTTGLHIADVHRLIEVLDRLVEGGNTVVVIEHNLEVIKTADHIIDLGPEGGDGGGRIVAAGTPEQIAAHASSYTGQYLRAKLNL, from the coding sequence ATGCGCAACAGCATCTTTGTCAAAGGCGCGCGCGAACACAATTTGAAAAACATCGACATCGAGATCCCGCGGGACAAGCTTGTCGTGCTGACCGGGCTGTCCGGCTCCGGCAAGTCGTCTCTCGCGTTCGACACCATCTACGCCGAGGGGCAGCGCCGCTACATCGAGTCCCTCTCCTCCTATGCCCGTCAGTTTCTGGGTCAGATGGAAAAGCCGGACGTGGACTACATCGAGGGTCTCTCGCCGGCCATCTCCATCGACCAGAAAACCACCTCCAAAAACCCGCGTTCTACGGTGGGAACCGTCACGGAGATCTATGACTATCTGCGCTTGCTCTGGGCGCGCATCGGCGTGCCGCACTGCCCCCGCTGCGGGAAGGTGATCCGCCAGCAGAGCATCGACCAGATCATCGACCAGCTGCTGGCGCTGCCGGAGGGCACGCGCCTGCAGGTCCTGGCTCCCGTGGTGCGGGCGCGGAAAGGCGAGTACCAAAAGGTCTTCGAGGACGCCCGCCGATCCGGGTATGCGCGTGTGCGGGTGGACGGGCAGCTCTACAACTTGAGCGAGGAAATCCGACCGGAAAAAAACAAAAAACACACGATTGAGATCGTCGTCGACCGGCTGGTCGTGCGCGACGGCGTGCGTCCACGGCTCACCGACTCGGTGGAGACCGCGGCGGCGCTCGCCGGAGGGCTCGTCGTGGCCCACCTGCCCGAGGTGATCGGCGCGGACGGTGCGGAGACGACCCCCGAACAGTCGCTGCTGTTTTCTCAAAACTATGCCTGCGAGGACTGCGGCGTCTCGATCGAGGAGCTCACGCCGCGCATGTTCTCCTTCAACAATCCCTACGGCGCCTGCCCCACCTGTACGGGTCTGGGGGAACAGCGCAAAGTGGACCCGGACCGGATTTTGCCGAACCGCGCGCTCTCACTGGCGCAGGGCGCCGTAAAGGCCTCCGGCTGGAGCGGCGCCGAGGAGGGCACCATCGCCCACATGTACTACTCGGCGCTCGGCCGCGCCTATGGTTTCACACTGAACACGCCGCTGCAAAAATTCTCTCCCGAGGCGATGGACGCGCTGCTCTACGGCACCAAAGGGACAAAACTGGAGATCCGCTACCGCACGGAGCGCGGCGCGGGTCTCATGCAGCAGGTCTTTGAGGGCCTTGTGAACAATTTGGAGCGCCGCTACCGGGAAACGCAGAGCGACTGGGCCCGCCAGGAGATTGAGGACTGCATGTCGTCCGTCCCCTGCCCAGACTGTCACGGACGCCGGCTGAAGAAAGAGAGTCTCGCCGTCACGGTGGGCGGACTGTCCATCGCCGATTACACCCGCCGCACCGTCACCGAGGCGCTGGCCTTCTGGGACACGCTGGCGCTGACGGAGAAGGAGACCATGATCGCCGAACGCATTTTGAAAGAGATCCGGGAACGCCTCGGCTTCCTGATCAGCGTGGGGCTCCAGTATCTGACGCTGTCTCGGCACGCCGGCACGCTGTCCGGCGGCGAGAGCCAGCGCATCCGGCTGGCCACGCAGATCGGATCGTCGCTGATGGGCGTGCTTTACATCCTGGACGAGCCGTCCATCGGGCTGCACCAGCGGGACAACGACAAACTGCTGGGCACGCTGCGGCGCCTGCGCGACCTGGGCAACACTCTCCTGGTCGTCGAACACGACGAGGACACGATGTACGCCGCCGACCACATCATCGACGTGGGTCCGGGCGCCGGCGTCCACGGCGGGCACATCATCTGCGCCGGCACGGCAGACGACATCCGCGCCTGTGAAAACTCCATCACCGGGCAGTACCTGGCCGGGAAGCGCAGCATCCCGGTGCCGGCGCAGCGCCGCCGGGGCTCCGGGCGCACGCTGACTGTCCGGGGCGCGGCGGAAAACAATCTGCAGCATATCGACGTCGACATCCCCCTCGGCACCTTCACCTGTGTGACGGGGGTGTCCGGTTCCGGCAAGTCGTCGCTGGTCAACCAGATTTTGTACCGGCGGCTGGCCGCCGACTTGAACGGCGCGCGGATCCGCGCGGGCGCGCACGACGCCATCGAGGGGAAGGAATATCTCGACAAGGTCATCGACATCGACCAGTCCCCCATCGGGCGCACGCCCCGCTCCAACCCGGCCACCTACACCGGCGTATTCGGCGACATCCGCACGCTGTTCGCTTCCACCGCCGACGCCAAGGTGCGCGGTTACGGTCCCGGCCGCTTTTCGTTCAACACCCGCGGCGGGCGCTGCGAGTCCTGCGCGGGCGACGGGCTGGTGAAGATCGAGATGCACTTTCTGCCGGACATCTATGTCCCCTGCGACGTCTGCAAGGGCCGCCGCTACAACCGGGAGACACTGGAGGTGCATTACAAGGGCAAAAACATCTTCGATGTGCTCGAACTCACCTGCGAGGAGGCGCTGGCCTTCTTCGAAAACGTGCCCAAGATCGCCCGCAAGCTGCGGACGCTGAACGAGGTGGGCCTCGGCTACCTCCGGCTGGGGCAGCCCTCGACCACGCTGTCGGGCGGCGAGGCGCAGCGCGTCAAACTGGCCAGCGAGCTGACCCGGCGCTCGACCGGCAGCACGATTTATATCTTGGACGAACCGACGACAGGGCTGCACATCGCCGACGTGCACCGGTTGATCGAGGTGCTGGACCGCCTGGTGGAGGGCGGCAACACGGTGGTCGTCATCGAGCACAATCTGGAGGTCATCAAGACGGCCGACCACATCATCGACCTCGGGCCCGAAGGCGGCGACGGGGGCGGTCGGATTGTCGCCGCCGGCACCCCGGAACAGATCGCCGCCCACGCGTCGTCCTACACCGGTCAATACTTGCGGGCCAAACTGAACCTGTGA
- a CDS encoding dihydroorotase, whose translation MPVQPMPYLLKGGRVIDPASGFDRVADVYLRDGVIEAVEAPGKIAPVGTFETIHAAGLVVAPGLIDIHVHLREPGETHKEDIASGTRAAAAGGVTTVACMPNTKPVLDTPDQISWVRARAADTGVVKVLPIAALSEGQHGERLTNGKALRQAGAVALSDDGRPVADDALMRAGLTAAAALPLPVISHCEPETAQALRDIALAEETGCPVHIAHVSRRETLDAVRAARARGVPVTCETCPHYFWFTEADFRRIGANAKMNPPLAAEEDRAAILQGLADGDIQVIASDHAPHHPSEKAGPLERAPNGVVGLETLLAASLTALVHTDRMTLPALLRLLTAAPADLLRIPAGRLTPGRPADLTLFDPEARWQVEARRLASKSQNTPFDGLTLRGRVLHVFVDGVAVVGHGRLLL comes from the coding sequence ATGCCTGTGCAGCCCATGCCCTATCTGCTGAAAGGCGGCCGGGTCATCGATCCGGCGTCCGGTTTTGACCGCGTGGCCGACGTGTACCTGCGCGACGGCGTGATCGAGGCCGTCGAGGCGCCCGGGAAAATCGCGCCGGTCGGTACGTTTGAGACGATTCACGCCGCGGGGCTCGTCGTGGCGCCGGGGCTTATCGACATACATGTGCACCTGCGCGAGCCGGGCGAGACGCACAAGGAGGACATCGCCTCCGGCACCCGGGCCGCCGCCGCAGGCGGTGTGACGACAGTGGCCTGCATGCCAAACACCAAGCCGGTGCTCGACACCCCGGATCAGATCTCCTGGGTCCGGGCGCGCGCCGCCGACACGGGCGTCGTCAAGGTACTGCCCATCGCCGCGCTCTCCGAGGGGCAGCACGGCGAGCGGCTGACCAACGGCAAGGCGCTGCGGCAGGCCGGCGCCGTCGCACTGAGCGACGACGGCAGGCCGGTGGCGGACGACGCCCTGATGCGCGCGGGCCTCACGGCGGCGGCCGCGCTTCCGCTCCCCGTCATCTCCCACTGCGAACCCGAGACGGCGCAGGCGCTGCGGGACATCGCGCTGGCCGAGGAGACCGGCTGCCCGGTGCACATTGCCCACGTCAGCCGGCGGGAGACGCTGGACGCCGTGCGCGCCGCCCGGGCGCGGGGCGTCCCGGTCACTTGCGAGACGTGCCCGCATTACTTCTGGTTCACCGAGGCCGACTTTCGGCGGATCGGCGCAAACGCAAAAATGAACCCGCCGCTGGCCGCGGAGGAGGATCGCGCGGCCATCCTCCAGGGGCTGGCCGACGGGGACATCCAGGTCATCGCCTCCGACCACGCGCCGCACCATCCAAGCGAAAAGGCGGGCCCCCTGGAGCGCGCGCCGAACGGCGTCGTGGGCCTTGAGACACTGCTCGCCGCGTCGCTGACGGCACTGGTCCACACAGACCGGATGACGCTGCCGGCGTTGCTGCGCCTGCTGACCGCCGCACCCGCCGACCTGCTGCGCATCCCGGCGGGCCGCCTGACTCCCGGACGTCCGGCGGATCTCACTCTCTTCGACCCGGAGGCCCGCTGGCAGGTGGAGGCGCGCCGCCTGGCCTCCAAGTCGCAAAACACGCCCTTCGACGGTCTGACGCTGCGCGGCCGTGTACTCCACGTATTCGTAGACGGCGTCGCCGTCGTGGGCCACGGACGGCTGCTGCTCTGA